The Antarcticibacterium sp. 1MA-6-2 genome has a window encoding:
- a CDS encoding RagB/SusD family nutrient uptake outer membrane protein: MKLIKPVFAIMAMLFLVGCEVEEFLEREPLSDVTPDDYLNREADLAAYTIARYNFQTHGGWGLGTFAQDNHTDNQATSGYSDIWAPGEWRVPQSGGVWNFGNIRQLNYFLETVVPKWEAGEIAGTPQNVEHYIGEAYFLRAYEYFQKVQAVGDFPIVKNTLEDNIEQLIAESKRRPRNEVARFVISDLNTAIELLQETPPNGKNRISKYAALLLKSRVALHEGSWLTYHKGTPFVPGGPNWPGTGLVNDFNISLDAEIDYFLTEAMDASSRVADVISLVPNNPNEDIGYNSSSNPYFTMFSSDNLESYEEVLLWRDYDPTLGISHNVNHYMNQNGGNSGYTRSLVDNFLMANGLPIYAPGSGYEGDDFIEDVKKDRDHRLQLFMKAPGELRLIDAAAPDGSPILIGVPDITGLQETKDVTGYSVKKGFSYLASNTEGNNGSIGSIVFRAAEAYLNYIEASYLMEGAINSKASEYWKEIRTRAGVEPDFTITVAATDISKEAENDFAAYSSGTLLNDPVMYNIRRERRSELIAEGMRLFDLKRWRALDQLKNEPHVIEGFKLWGPMSEWYVDENGNSILIEPGEGGVPNVSSSAESDYLMPYRINTSSGNPVSEGYSWAFAHYLNPIATEHFLITIPGGSSNLSESVIYQNPGWSKEAGT, from the coding sequence ATGAAATTAATAAAACCAGTTTTTGCCATTATGGCAATGCTTTTTCTCGTAGGTTGCGAAGTCGAAGAGTTTTTGGAAAGGGAACCTCTCTCTGATGTAACACCCGATGATTATTTAAATAGAGAGGCGGATTTGGCAGCCTATACTATTGCCCGATATAACTTTCAAACCCATGGAGGATGGGGCCTGGGTACTTTTGCCCAGGATAATCATACAGATAATCAGGCTACTTCTGGCTATAGTGATATTTGGGCTCCAGGTGAGTGGCGAGTGCCACAATCAGGGGGAGTTTGGAACTTTGGAAATATCCGACAGTTAAACTATTTTTTAGAAACTGTGGTTCCTAAATGGGAAGCAGGAGAAATTGCTGGAACTCCGCAAAATGTTGAACATTATATAGGTGAAGCTTATTTCCTTCGTGCCTATGAATATTTTCAGAAAGTACAGGCAGTGGGTGATTTTCCAATTGTCAAAAATACTCTCGAAGACAATATTGAACAACTTATTGCTGAATCTAAAAGAAGACCAAGAAATGAAGTAGCACGATTTGTTATTTCAGATCTTAATACTGCCATTGAGTTATTACAAGAGACACCACCTAATGGAAAGAACAGGATTTCAAAGTATGCAGCCCTTTTATTAAAATCAAGAGTAGCACTTCACGAGGGAAGTTGGTTAACGTACCATAAAGGAACTCCATTTGTACCGGGAGGTCCCAACTGGCCTGGTACGGGATTAGTAAATGATTTTAATATAAGTCTTGATGCTGAAATCGACTATTTTCTAACCGAAGCTATGGACGCATCTTCCAGGGTAGCAGATGTTATTTCATTAGTGCCTAACAATCCTAATGAGGATATTGGGTATAATTCCTCCAGTAATCCCTATTTTACTATGTTTAGTTCTGATAATCTAGAATCTTATGAGGAGGTTTTATTATGGAGAGATTACGACCCAACCCTGGGCATAAGTCATAATGTTAACCACTACATGAATCAGAATGGAGGCAATTCAGGGTATACAAGGAGCTTAGTAGATAATTTTTTAATGGCCAACGGCTTACCCATTTATGCTCCCGGTTCTGGTTATGAGGGGGATGATTTTATTGAAGATGTCAAAAAAGATCGAGATCACAGACTTCAGCTTTTTATGAAAGCTCCGGGAGAGCTGAGACTAATTGATGCAGCAGCACCAGATGGAAGTCCAATTCTAATTGGAGTACCTGATATTACAGGCTTACAGGAAACAAAGGACGTGACAGGATATTCTGTAAAAAAAGGCTTTTCATACCTGGCAAGTAATACAGAAGGCAACAATGGATCTATAGGTAGTATAGTTTTTCGTGCTGCCGAAGCTTACCTGAATTACATTGAAGCTTCTTACTTGATGGAGGGAGCCATTAATTCCAAAGCTTCCGAATATTGGAAAGAAATCAGGACAAGAGCTGGTGTAGAACCCGACTTTACAATCACTGTCGCCGCAACAGATATATCCAAAGAGGCTGAAAATGATTTTGCTGCTTATTCTTCCGGTACCTTACTTAATGATCCTGTGATGTATAACATCAGAAGAGAAAGACGAAGTGAATTAATAGCTGAAGGGATGCGCCTTTTCGATTTGAAGCGATGGAGAGCACTGGATCAATTAAAGAATGAACCACACGTAATTGAAGGTTTTAAGCTTTGGGGTCCAATGTCTGAATGGTATGTGGACGAAAATGGGAATTCAATTTTAATAGAGCCTGGTGAAGGAGGAGTTCCTAATGTTTCAAGTAGTGCTGAAAGTGATTACCTGATGCCTTACCGTATAAATACAAGTTCCGGTAACCCGGTAAGCGAGGGATATTCATGGGCTTTCGCTCATTATTTAAATCCTATTGCCACAGAACATTTTTTAATAACTATCCCAGGTGGATCTTCTAATTTATCTGAATCAGTAATTTATCAAAATCCGGGTTGGTCCAAAGAAGCAGGTACTTAG
- a CDS encoding peptide-N-glycosidase F-related protein — translation MRNKVSVNNEVVINFIPWRDDCAAFRRFNPSSGVWTRKDTAYAYNSNRERVFKEIEERLASSDLSRSNWCPGSKVSPKVAELGDLKKGTYQVNISIDGTPINGDKLNHWLVSAYITYKKE, via the coding sequence ATTAGAAATAAAGTAAGTGTCAATAATGAGGTGGTTATAAATTTCATTCCCTGGCGGGATGACTGTGCCGCCTTTAGAAGATTTAATCCTTCATCGGGAGTATGGACAAGAAAAGATACTGCTTATGCATATAACAGTAACCGGGAAAGGGTATTTAAAGAAATTGAAGAGCGTTTAGCTTCGTCCGATCTTTCCCGCTCCAACTGGTGCCCCGGCTCTAAAGTTAGCCCTAAGGTAGCTGAACTGGGTGATTTAAAAAAAGGCACATACCAAGTAAATATCTCCATAGACGGTACTCCAATAAATGGCGATAAACTTAATCATTGGCTTGTGTCAGCGTATATTACTTATAAAAAAGAATAA
- a CDS encoding DUF1080 domain-containing protein, with protein sequence MKTKLLLLTLLTLPFFSCKTLDKKGSESFSLFNGKNLEGWHVDVPKMDNNSQIRNPFIVRDGMLVSLGTPEGHLITDTEFKNYRLEVDYRFPGEPGNCGVLVHASTPRALYGMFPQSIEVQMMHENAGDFWCIVENVEVPDMESRRGPKENWGITEGKERRIKNLTDGSENPLGEWNTMVIEAQEDKIKVWVNGDLVNEGYNLTAKEGHIAIQAEGAEVEFRKIELTSL encoded by the coding sequence ATGAAAACAAAACTTCTACTCCTCACACTTCTCACTTTACCTTTTTTTTCCTGTAAAACTTTGGATAAAAAAGGATCAGAGTCCTTTAGCTTGTTCAACGGTAAAAATCTGGAAGGTTGGCACGTTGATGTACCAAAAATGGATAATAACTCCCAGATACGAAATCCTTTTATTGTAAGGGATGGCATGTTAGTAAGTCTTGGAACGCCGGAAGGACATTTAATTACAGATACTGAATTTAAAAATTACAGACTGGAAGTTGATTACCGCTTTCCGGGAGAACCAGGAAATTGCGGGGTATTAGTTCACGCCTCTACTCCAAGGGCGTTATATGGGATGTTTCCTCAATCTATTGAGGTGCAGATGATGCATGAAAATGCAGGAGATTTTTGGTGTATTGTAGAAAATGTAGAAGTTCCAGATATGGAATCTCGTAGGGGACCCAAAGAGAATTGGGGAATAACTGAAGGCAAAGAACGCAGGATCAAAAATTTAACCGATGGATCTGAAAACCCGCTGGGGGAATGGAATACCATGGTCATCGAGGCTCAGGAGGATAAAATAAAAGTATGGGTAAATGGAGACCTTGTTAACGAAGGATATAATCTAACTGCAAAGGAAGGTCATATTGCAATCCAGGCAGAAGGTGCAGAAGTGGAATTTAGAAAAATAGAACTCACTTCTTTATAA
- a CDS encoding sulfatase-like hydrolase/transferase, translating to MSDDHAYQAISAYSDKLTHTPNIDRIAVGGMLFTNASVTNSICAPSRATILTGKHTHLNGKIDNISKFDTTNVTFPQLFQDAGYQTAMFGKLHFGNNPKGFDEFKILPGQGDYYNPKFITEKGDTIIKGYVTDIITDLTIDWLDNRRDVNKPFLLMYLHKAPHRSWLPAEKHYKEFTQKEFPVPATLFDDYKRISIT from the coding sequence ATGTCTGATGATCATGCCTATCAGGCGATTAGTGCTTACAGTGACAAACTCACCCACACGCCAAACATTGACCGTATTGCAGTAGGCGGAATGTTATTTACCAATGCCTCTGTCACGAACTCAATCTGTGCCCCTTCACGAGCCACTATTTTGACTGGAAAACACACTCACCTCAATGGGAAAATTGATAACATTAGCAAATTTGATACTACCAATGTTACGTTCCCGCAGCTCTTCCAGGACGCAGGTTACCAAACTGCAATGTTTGGAAAATTACACTTTGGGAACAATCCTAAAGGTTTTGATGAATTTAAAATATTGCCCGGGCAGGGAGATTATTATAACCCTAAATTTATTACAGAAAAGGGAGATACTATAATAAAGGGGTATGTTACAGATATTATCACCGATCTTACAATAGACTGGCTTGATAACCGCCGGGACGTTAATAAACCTTTTCTACTTATGTATCTTCATAAGGCTCCACATAGATCCTGGCTACCTGCGGAAAAACATTATAAAGAGTTCACCCAAAAAGAATTTCCGGTACCCGCCACCCTTTTTGATGATTATAAACGTATTTCCATCACCTAA
- a CDS encoding glycoside hydrolase family 16 protein: MKNNLNFFLIALGVFSGLFSCMGQKGASSWNLVWQDEFENTGAPNSENWEFSSRGNANWNCYCANNPGTTLVKDGKLHLRGIITTEADSTKYQTGCIQTKDNFSFKYGKVEVRARLDKGKGSWPAIWMMPQDPQYGGWPHSGEIDIMEHLNFDTIVYQTIHSTYVDVQHKKETPINFATAAFKEGEFNVFGLEWYPDRLDFFLNGEKTFTYPRIEGSTTEQWPFDQEFYIILDQALGVSWVGEIHDKDLPVEMIVDWVRVYQEN; the protein is encoded by the coding sequence ATGAAAAATAATCTAAACTTCTTCCTCATCGCACTTGGGGTGTTTTCTGGTCTTTTTTCCTGTATGGGACAAAAAGGAGCCTCATCCTGGAACCTTGTCTGGCAGGATGAATTTGAAAATACTGGAGCACCAAACTCTGAGAACTGGGAGTTTTCGAGTCGTGGTAATGCCAACTGGAACTGTTATTGTGCAAATAATCCCGGAACCACCTTAGTAAAGGACGGAAAACTCCATCTGCGAGGAATAATTACCACAGAGGCTGATAGTACTAAATACCAAACTGGCTGCATTCAAACGAAAGACAACTTTTCTTTTAAATATGGGAAGGTGGAAGTTCGTGCAAGGCTGGACAAAGGAAAGGGCTCATGGCCAGCGATATGGATGATGCCACAGGACCCTCAATATGGAGGTTGGCCGCATAGTGGAGAAATCGATATAATGGAACATCTTAATTTTGATACTATTGTTTATCAAACTATCCACAGTACTTATGTGGATGTCCAGCACAAAAAAGAAACCCCAATTAACTTTGCGACAGCCGCTTTTAAAGAAGGGGAATTTAATGTCTTCGGTTTAGAATGGTATCCTGACAGACTGGACTTCTTTTTAAATGGAGAAAAAACATTCACTTATCCCAGGATTGAGGGATCTACTACAGAACAGTGGCCTTTTGATCAGGAATTCTACATTATCCTGGACCAGGCTTTAGGTGTTTCATGGGTTGGAGAAATTCATGATAAGGATTTGCCAGTAGAAATGATAGTAGATTGGGTGAGGGTGTACCAGGAAAATTAA
- a CDS encoding alpha-L-fucosidase yields MNILKPIFLLLFLFSIVSCKSGKKTGPEAVGPVPTPQQLAWQNMEYYAFIHFNMNTFTDMEWGDGGESPENFNPTALDTRQWAKTAKDAGMKGIILTAKHHDGFCLWPTETTGHSVKNSPWKDGKGDVVKELAEACKEYGLKFGVYLSPWDRNHPEYAREGYVEVFHKQLEELMTNYGPLFEVWFDGANGGTGFYGGANEDRKIDDATYYQWDRITEIIREHQPDAVIFSGGNPDIRWIGNEHGYGAKTNWSTFKPGSGASQTGNEDGDKWIPAEADVSIRPGWYYHKREDHQVKSLPHLLDIYYKSIGRNATLLLNLPVDARGIVHENDVKQLMKLREQLDKDFANNLATNAKVKTSSTADSNFSASTLTDGNDNTFWMPEEGIVQCEIILSFERPTEINRFLVQEHIALGQRVEEFKLEGEIEGNWEEIASETTIGYKRILRFDPVEVTALRLKIEDAKARALISNIEVYRAPLVMQAPEISQDLEGTITVNSYDKGLEVYYTLNGKNPDKSSEIYSEKFLIDKPTEVKAVGYNPQSDTYSEVSNFRADIPKKNWKVLNENEGATAIIDADENTIWTKKGNLPQDVVVDLGKTYTLSGFTYLPHQTRYPQGILADYEFLVSENGEIWKKVSEGEFSNIKNNPIEQRIAFDPTQARYFKFYSKRSADASGVMGFAEIGVITD; encoded by the coding sequence ATGAACATTTTAAAACCAATCTTCCTGCTCCTGTTCTTATTCAGTATTGTGTCCTGTAAAAGCGGAAAGAAAACTGGACCTGAAGCCGTTGGCCCGGTGCCTACCCCACAACAGTTAGCCTGGCAGAATATGGAATACTATGCTTTTATTCATTTTAATATGAACACCTTCACCGATATGGAATGGGGTGACGGAGGGGAATCTCCGGAGAATTTTAATCCTACTGCACTCGATACTCGCCAATGGGCAAAAACTGCGAAAGATGCCGGAATGAAAGGGATTATTTTAACCGCAAAACACCACGACGGATTTTGTCTCTGGCCTACCGAAACCACAGGACATTCAGTAAAAAATTCGCCTTGGAAAGATGGTAAGGGTGATGTGGTAAAAGAACTGGCCGAAGCCTGTAAAGAATATGGACTTAAATTCGGAGTCTATCTCTCTCCGTGGGACAGGAACCATCCGGAATATGCCCGGGAAGGCTATGTAGAAGTGTTTCACAAGCAATTGGAAGAACTAATGACAAATTACGGTCCTTTATTCGAGGTTTGGTTTGATGGGGCCAATGGAGGAACTGGTTTCTACGGAGGAGCTAATGAAGATCGAAAAATTGACGATGCAACATATTATCAATGGGATAGGATTACAGAGATTATCAGGGAACATCAGCCTGATGCCGTAATATTCAGTGGAGGAAATCCTGATATACGCTGGATAGGAAATGAACATGGTTATGGAGCAAAAACAAACTGGAGTACTTTTAAGCCCGGAAGTGGAGCCTCACAAACCGGAAATGAAGATGGTGACAAATGGATCCCGGCCGAAGCTGATGTTTCTATAAGACCGGGTTGGTATTATCACAAGCGGGAAGACCACCAGGTAAAAAGTCTTCCGCATCTGCTCGATATCTATTACAAATCAATAGGAAGAAATGCAACACTATTACTCAATTTGCCCGTGGACGCGCGTGGAATTGTTCATGAGAACGATGTTAAGCAATTAATGAAATTACGCGAACAATTAGACAAAGATTTTGCAAACAATTTGGCTACCAATGCGAAGGTAAAGACTTCTTCTACTGCTGATTCAAATTTTAGTGCTTCCACATTAACTGATGGAAATGATAATACTTTCTGGATGCCTGAAGAAGGTATTGTACAATGTGAAATCATTCTAAGTTTTGAGCGCCCTACAGAAATTAATAGGTTTCTGGTACAAGAACATATCGCACTGGGACAAAGGGTAGAAGAATTTAAGCTTGAGGGCGAGATTGAAGGAAATTGGGAAGAGATTGCTTCAGAAACTACAATTGGCTACAAACGGATTTTAAGATTTGATCCCGTTGAGGTTACCGCTTTGCGTCTGAAAATCGAAGATGCCAAAGCCCGAGCACTAATTTCAAATATTGAAGTTTATCGTGCCCCTTTAGTAATGCAAGCTCCGGAGATTTCACAGGACTTAGAAGGCACTATTACGGTGAACAGTTATGACAAAGGATTGGAGGTATATTATACCTTGAATGGAAAGAATCCTGATAAATCCTCAGAGATATATTCTGAAAAGTTTTTGATCGACAAACCTACTGAGGTAAAAGCCGTAGGTTATAATCCTCAGTCTGATACCTACAGCGAAGTATCTAATTTCCGAGCTGATATTCCGAAGAAAAACTGGAAGGTATTAAATGAAAATGAAGGAGCTACAGCAATCATAGATGCCGATGAAAATACCATCTGGACTAAAAAAGGAAATTTGCCCCAGGATGTAGTCGTGGATTTGGGAAAGACTTATACTTTAAGCGGATTTACCTATTTGCCACACCAAACTCGTTATCCGCAAGGCATCCTCGCTGATTATGAATTTTTAGTAAGTGAAAATGGTGAAATCTGGAAAAAAGTCAGTGAAGGTGAGTTTTCAAATATTAAAAATAATCCAATTGAACAACGTATAGCATTTGACCCAACACAAGCCAGGTATTTTAAATTCTACAGTAAACGCAGTGCAGATGCTTCAGGGGTAATGGGTTTTGCTGAAATAGGTGTTATAACTGACTAG
- a CDS encoding PNGase F N-terminal domain-containing protein, translating to MRDNIILLFLVFVICGKIQAQKPYVVEIFKDQPVNFNGVKGDTLTMERVQDGRIVFKKIKAPVFPKGTDVKVKMTLKSAGDAWDKSGSLFVITDPQNIDIRDIALGKASFPELSGPGGYPGIIKSKNYNPALEILRFMTPFGVGHYSDEKAHPKIRYNRPVSVPNWAPEVVWEEDISELAEELQGEIIVGVWIDTWTAEGYLIDVSLEYSGRPLAKRMVIPLVNTIYYAGQKHPDVFSQQDLVTKFELPQNAEDVKIHYITTLPWRT from the coding sequence ATGAGAGATAATATAATTCTGCTGTTTTTGGTTTTTGTAATATGTGGTAAAATCCAGGCTCAGAAACCCTATGTAGTAGAGATATTTAAAGATCAGCCTGTAAATTTTAATGGAGTTAAAGGTGATACTCTTACAATGGAGCGAGTACAGGACGGTCGCATTGTGTTTAAAAAAATAAAAGCTCCCGTTTTTCCTAAAGGTACAGACGTTAAAGTGAAAATGACCCTCAAATCAGCAGGAGATGCATGGGATAAATCGGGATCACTTTTTGTTATTACCGATCCTCAAAATATTGATATTAGGGATATAGCCCTGGGTAAAGCTTCTTTTCCTGAATTGTCCGGACCAGGTGGCTATCCTGGAATTATAAAGTCAAAAAATTACAACCCTGCCCTGGAAATATTGAGATTTATGACCCCTTTTGGAGTGGGTCATTACAGCGATGAAAAAGCTCATCCAAAAATACGGTATAATAGACCAGTTTCAGTTCCGAATTGGGCACCAGAGGTGGTGTGGGAAGAAGATATAAGCGAATTGGCAGAAGAACTCCAGGGCGAAATTATAGTAGGTGTATGGATAGACACCTGGACAGCTGAAGGATATCTTATTGATGTTTCCCTGGAGTATTCTGGAAGGCCACTTGCCAAACGAATGGTAATTCCTCTCGTAAATACTATTTATTATGCAGGTCAAAAACATCCTGACGTCTTTTCACAACAGGATTTGGTAACAAAATTTGAACTTCCTCAAAATGCAGAGGATGTAAAAATTCATTACATCACAACTCTACCATGGCGGACATAG
- a CDS encoding sulfatase/phosphatase domain-containing protein, with protein MNIYKHMTLGYDNKLSREVIEKFGLEDMFYTTGPLDRMDQEQRRSWDSVYDPIIKEFEEKFPGMNDSTLMVWKYQRYMQDYLGTIAGVDENVGRLLDYLEEQHLDENTVVVYTSDQGFYLGEHGWFDKRFMYNESFKTPLLIKWPNVITAGTTEEEMVQNLDFAQTFLEIAGINAPEDMQGKSLVPLLKGKKETWDRDAVYYHYYEYPGEHAVKRHYGIATKDYKLIHFYYDINEWELYDQKKDPQELHNVYYDPRYAEVREEMTQKLKEIRKKYKDSEELDNYYIQLYEERER; from the coding sequence ATGAATATTTATAAGCACATGACCCTGGGGTATGACAATAAACTTTCCCGTGAAGTTATAGAGAAATTTGGTTTAGAGGACATGTTCTATACCACTGGTCCACTTGATAGAATGGATCAGGAACAGCGCAGGTCCTGGGACTCAGTTTATGATCCTATTATAAAAGAATTTGAAGAAAAATTTCCCGGGATGAATGACTCTACTTTAATGGTATGGAAATATCAGCGATACATGCAGGATTATTTGGGTACCATAGCCGGGGTTGACGAAAATGTAGGTCGACTGCTGGATTATTTGGAAGAACAACATCTGGATGAGAATACAGTAGTAGTGTATACCTCCGACCAGGGATTTTATTTAGGAGAACACGGTTGGTTCGATAAACGTTTTATGTACAATGAATCTTTTAAGACTCCACTATTAATCAAATGGCCTAACGTAATCACCGCAGGTACCACCGAAGAAGAAATGGTGCAGAATTTGGATTTTGCCCAGACCTTTTTGGAAATAGCCGGAATAAATGCTCCCGAAGATATGCAGGGAAAAAGTCTGGTTCCTCTTCTAAAAGGTAAGAAAGAGACGTGGGATAGAGATGCTGTATATTACCATTATTATGAATATCCCGGAGAACACGCGGTAAAACGGCATTATGGAATAGCCACAAAGGATTATAAACTTATTCATTTTTACTACGACATTAATGAATGGGAGCTATATGATCAAAAGAAAGATCCCCAGGAGCTGCACAACGTCTATTACGATCCCAGATACGCAGAAGTGCGGGAGGAAATGACGCAAAAACTTAAAGAGATCCGGAAAAAGTATAAAGACTCAGAAGAACTTGATAATTATTATATTCAGCTTTATGAAGAAAGGGAGAGATAA
- the ggt gene encoding gamma-glutamyltransferase, producing the protein MRSTLSLFFVLTFFLGCKTNEDTSLAPHTIEKQGLIAENAMVVSAREEASKIGLSIIKKGGNAFDAMVATEMALAVVYPYAGNLGGGGFMVYRLNNGETGALDYREKAPMAASRNMYLDEEGNVNSRKSRYGGLAAGVPGTVAGIFAVHEKFGTLPIEEILAPVIALAQKGYRVSENQEQAMSRYFEDFMEVNKDTILFAQGFVAGDTLKNSALANTLEWIVNEGRNVFYNGSIGEKLVATVRENGGIMTMEDLAAYEVRWRDPVTFKYKELTIHAMSPPSSGGIVLGQIMKMIEPFSISEFEHNSEKIIQVITEAERRAYADRSFYLGDPDFVNIPTKELFSEDYLKERMSNFDFSRATPSSSLEHGQISGFESMETTHYSIVDDKGNAVSVTTTLNGAYGSKLYSEELGFFLNNEMDDFSAKPGVPNMFGLIGTEANAIEPGKRMLSSMTPTIVEKEGELFMVLGSPGGSTIITSVLQTILNVVDFNMSMQEAVEAPRFHHQWLPDEILFEPNSFDKEILQNLRAKGYEPNEGKSTIIGKVDAILRLPNGSLEGGADPRGDDAAAGF; encoded by the coding sequence ATGAGATCAACTCTTTCCTTATTTTTCGTCCTTACTTTTTTTCTGGGTTGTAAGACCAATGAAGATACTTCCTTAGCGCCTCATACTATAGAAAAACAAGGTCTAATAGCTGAAAATGCAATGGTAGTTTCGGCAAGGGAGGAAGCTTCCAAAATTGGATTATCCATAATAAAGAAAGGGGGCAACGCTTTTGACGCTATGGTGGCTACTGAAATGGCACTTGCCGTAGTATATCCCTATGCGGGAAATTTAGGGGGTGGAGGTTTTATGGTTTACCGTTTGAATAATGGTGAAACCGGAGCTTTAGATTACAGGGAAAAAGCACCAATGGCAGCTAGCCGAAATATGTATCTTGATGAAGAAGGCAACGTGAACTCTCGAAAAAGCAGGTATGGAGGTCTGGCTGCAGGCGTACCCGGAACGGTTGCAGGAATCTTTGCCGTTCATGAAAAGTTTGGTACCCTTCCAATTGAGGAAATTCTTGCTCCTGTTATAGCCCTGGCGCAAAAGGGATATCGGGTATCAGAGAATCAGGAGCAGGCTATGAGCCGTTATTTTGAGGATTTCATGGAAGTAAATAAGGATACCATTCTTTTTGCACAAGGATTCGTTGCAGGAGATACTCTAAAGAATTCTGCACTGGCAAATACTCTGGAATGGATTGTGAATGAAGGTAGGAACGTTTTCTACAATGGCAGTATAGGTGAGAAATTGGTTGCTACCGTACGGGAAAATGGAGGAATTATGACCATGGAAGATCTCGCCGCATATGAAGTACGCTGGCGTGATCCTGTAACTTTTAAATATAAAGAACTTACCATTCACGCGATGTCTCCTCCTTCCAGCGGAGGAATTGTACTCGGGCAGATAATGAAGATGATTGAGCCGTTTTCAATTTCAGAATTTGAACATAATTCTGAAAAAATAATACAGGTGATTACCGAAGCTGAAAGAAGGGCATATGCAGACCGTAGTTTTTACCTGGGAGACCCTGATTTTGTGAATATTCCCACAAAAGAACTATTCAGTGAGGATTATCTTAAGGAGAGAATGAGCAATTTCGATTTTTCCCGGGCAACACCTTCCAGTAGTTTAGAACATGGCCAAATTTCTGGTTTTGAAAGTATGGAAACAACTCATTATTCTATTGTTGATGATAAGGGAAATGCTGTTTCTGTCACCACCACTCTCAATGGCGCGTATGGTTCGAAATTATATTCTGAAGAACTTGGTTTTTTCCTAAATAACGAAATGGACGACTTCAGTGCAAAACCCGGAGTGCCAAATATGTTTGGTCTTATAGGAACTGAAGCAAATGCCATTGAGCCGGGTAAGAGAATGCTGAGTTCTATGACGCCAACCATAGTGGAAAAGGAAGGCGAATTATTTATGGTTCTTGGTTCCCCGGGAGGGTCTACAATTATAACTTCTGTGTTACAAACTATTCTCAATGTGGTCGATTTCAACATGTCCATGCAGGAAGCTGTTGAGGCGCCAAGATTTCATCACCAGTGGCTGCCTGATGAAATTCTTTTTGAACCCAACAGTTTTGATAAGGAAATCCTTCAAAATCTGAGGGCAAAAGGTTACGAGCCTAACGAGGGAAAATCTACCATTATTGGGAAAGTCGATGCCATTCTACGACTTCCAAACGGTTCTCTTGAAGGAGGAGCAGATCCCAGAGGCGATGATGCTGCTGCGGGATTCTAA